In bacterium, the following are encoded in one genomic region:
- a CDS encoding endopeptidase La, with amino-acid sequence YLEVDFDLSQVLFITTANLRHDIPIPLQDRMEIIEIHGYLRYEKLQIARGFLLPKQIREHGLKDGELILPDETILAIIDVYTRESGVRELERQIARICRKVAHNNIQHPGREARIVPGDLEKYLGIPLYKENLVDTGDRVGSAVGLAWNSMGGDILNIQATLMKGKGNLLLTGRLGEVMKESAQAAVSFLRSRGAPWGVPGDFLKLQDVHIHIPEGATPKDGPSAGITLATALLSAIAGRPVPPDVAMTGEITLRGNVLPIGGLAEKVVAAKRAKINTLYVPEANRVDWFDLDPELREGTSVHFVENVEQLWNHVFPRTKKSTRASTPRARTVTNRRVH; translated from the coding sequence ATTATCTTGAGGTGGACTTCGATCTGTCACAAGTGTTGTTCATCACCACCGCCAATCTCCGCCATGACATCCCCATCCCCTTGCAGGATCGCATGGAGATCATCGAAATCCACGGCTATCTCCGCTACGAGAAACTGCAAATTGCGCGGGGATTTCTCCTCCCCAAACAAATCCGCGAACATGGATTGAAAGACGGCGAACTGATTCTGCCCGATGAGACCATTCTGGCGATTATTGACGTGTACACCCGCGAATCGGGAGTCCGTGAACTCGAACGGCAGATCGCGCGAATCTGCCGCAAAGTCGCCCACAACAACATCCAGCACCCCGGACGCGAAGCCCGCATTGTTCCCGGCGATCTCGAAAAATATCTGGGGATTCCGCTCTACAAAGAGAATCTGGTGGATACCGGAGATCGCGTCGGCAGTGCGGTGGGACTGGCCTGGAACTCCATGGGCGGAGACATTCTCAATATCCAGGCCACGCTGATGAAGGGCAAGGGCAATCTGCTTCTTACCGGCCGGCTGGGAGAAGTGATGAAAGAATCCGCGCAAGCCGCGGTGTCCTTCCTGCGTTCGCGCGGTGCGCCGTGGGGTGTGCCCGGCGATTTCCTCAAGCTGCAGGACGTACACATCCATATCCCCGAAGGGGCCACGCCCAAGGACGGCCCATCGGCGGGCATCACGCTCGCAACGGCGTTGCTCTCGGCCATCGCCGGCCGGCCGGTCCCACCCGACGTCGCCATGACCGGCGAGATCACCCTGCGCGGAAACGTCCTTCCCATCGGCGGTCTGGCGGAAAAAGTCGTCGCGGCCAAGCGCGCCAAGATCAACACGCTCTATGTTCCCGAAGCCAATCGCGTGGATTGGTTTGACCTCGATCCCGAGCTCCGCGAAGGCACTTCCGTCCACTTCGTCGAGAACGTCGAGCAACTCTGGAATCACGTGTTCCCGCGAACGAAAAAATCCACTCGGGCTTCCACGCCCCGCGCGCGAACCGTCACCAATCGCCGCGTTCACTGA
- the yihA gene encoding ribosome biogenesis GTP-binding protein YihA/YsxC, which yields MPAFVIPSAEFVLSAPNVALAPKRALSEIAFAGRSNVGKSSLINSLLNRKQLALTSRTPGKTQLLNYFLIGDGLCYFVDLPGYGYARASGSTLREWGRSIEEYLQRSSRLMLVVLILDIRRGLTPLDEQMIDALSFYRRMWLAILTKTDKLTTQARNESLNSLSGLLVSRGARAVLPYSAQNHFGRDAVWENLLETLRPNR from the coding sequence GTGCCCGCTTTCGTCATTCCCTCCGCAGAGTTCGTCCTGTCGGCTCCCAACGTTGCCCTCGCCCCCAAGCGAGCTCTCTCCGAAATCGCCTTTGCCGGACGCAGCAACGTCGGGAAGTCCTCGCTCATCAACTCGCTTCTCAATCGCAAGCAGCTGGCTCTCACCTCGCGCACGCCCGGGAAGACGCAACTCCTCAACTACTTCCTCATCGGCGACGGGCTTTGTTATTTCGTGGATCTGCCCGGCTACGGCTATGCCCGCGCATCCGGTTCGACGCTTCGGGAGTGGGGACGTTCTATCGAGGAGTATCTGCAACGCTCCTCCCGCCTGATGCTCGTTGTTCTCATTCTCGATATCCGCCGCGGTCTGACTCCTCTCGACGAACAGATGATTGACGCGCTTTCGTTCTACCGGCGGATGTGGCTCGCGATTCTCACCAAGACTGATAAGCTGACCACACAGGCGCGAAACGAATCGCTGAACTCGCTGTCGGGTTTGCTGGTCTCACGAGGCGCGCGCGCCGTTCTGCCCTACTCGGCACAGAACCACTTCGGCCGCGACGCCGTCTGGGAGAATCTTCTCGAAACACTCCGACCGAACCGCTGA
- a CDS encoding MtnX-like HAD-IB family phosphatase has product MSLSICCDFDGTICIPDSSEYLLEKFGLPGWKELDDAVWRGEITEREAFARQVSLLRVSWEEARSALHSGVRIREGFSDFMSFCRAGGIPLAILSSGLRELIDELLSRAGVSGIPVHSHQARIEGDHWTLIPWTGRRLAEHCSHCKCAYVVAEREAGKRVVYIGDGYTDLCPVQQADFVFATGRLADECRRKKQTFFPFDSFRDVEDKLVEHFHNIEQDPGR; this is encoded by the coding sequence ATGTCTCTTTCGATCTGCTGCGATTTCGACGGGACGATCTGCATTCCCGACTCCAGTGAGTATTTGCTCGAGAAGTTCGGACTTCCGGGGTGGAAGGAACTCGATGACGCTGTGTGGCGGGGGGAGATCACGGAGCGCGAGGCGTTCGCGCGGCAGGTGAGCCTTCTTCGGGTATCGTGGGAGGAGGCGAGATCGGCGCTGCACTCGGGAGTGCGGATCCGCGAAGGCTTCAGTGATTTTATGAGTTTCTGCCGCGCGGGCGGGATTCCCTTGGCGATCCTTTCGAGCGGGCTGCGAGAACTCATTGACGAGCTGCTTTCGCGCGCCGGAGTATCGGGGATTCCGGTTCATTCACATCAGGCGCGAATTGAGGGCGACCACTGGACGCTGATTCCGTGGACGGGACGACGACTGGCGGAGCATTGCAGTCACTGCAAGTGTGCATACGTCGTGGCCGAGCGCGAAGCCGGAAAGCGAGTGGTATACATCGGTGACGGGTATACCGACCTGTGTCCGGTTCAGCAAGCCGATTTCGTATTCGCAACCGGCCGATTGGCGGATGAGTGCCGGCGCAAGAAGCAAACCTTTTTTCCTTTCGATTCTTTTCGGGACGTCGAGGACAAACTCGTAGAACACTTTCACAACATAGAGCAGGATCCTGGCAGATGA
- a CDS encoding DNA methylase, whose protein sequence is MAESQAHRFGQIIGEVLETALIPVFRQFARQHGIYLDMKGQRKCRDGLKCSWKDKYGNYHDLDFVFERGGTARKLGVPIAFIETAWRRYTKHSRNKAQEIQGAILPLADTYRNSAPLVGVVLAGVFTKGALVQLQSVGFKILYFPYDSVIEVFKKHGIAADFDEDTSEKEFQHKIQDYECLTNTQRTKLARELIATHESDVKYFIDALTTAVSRQVKRIIVLPLYGMHHEMKTIPEAIQFVEAYKQTKSLSDYIERYEIYVTFNNGNEVDGRFGDKASAIDFLRSYLPPMNKQRRFKQT, encoded by the coding sequence ATGGCTGAATCACAAGCCCATCGTTTCGGTCAGATTATCGGAGAAGTTCTTGAAACGGCATTAATCCCGGTTTTCCGTCAGTTTGCGAGGCAACATGGTATTTACCTAGACATGAAAGGGCAACGCAAGTGTAGAGACGGCTTGAAGTGCTCGTGGAAAGATAAATATGGCAACTACCATGATCTTGATTTCGTGTTTGAGCGAGGAGGCACGGCGCGGAAACTCGGAGTCCCAATAGCTTTTATTGAAACAGCATGGCGCCGGTACACCAAGCATTCCCGCAATAAAGCACAGGAGATACAAGGGGCCATTTTGCCTCTCGCAGATACTTATCGGAATTCTGCACCCCTTGTCGGGGTTGTTCTTGCTGGCGTTTTTACGAAGGGTGCACTTGTGCAACTCCAGTCTGTTGGCTTTAAAATCCTCTACTTCCCATACGATAGTGTTATCGAAGTATTCAAGAAGCATGGCATTGCTGCCGATTTCGATGAAGACACCTCAGAAAAGGAATTTCAGCACAAGATTCAAGACTACGAATGTTTGACAAACACGCAACGCACTAAACTTGCCAGAGAATTGATCGCTACGCATGAATCGGATGTAAAGTACTTTATAGACGCCCTCACCACTGCCGTTTCACGCCAAGTCAAGAGAATCATTGTGTTGCCTCTATACGGTATGCATCATGAGATGAAGACAATACCGGAGGCAATCCAATTCGTCGAAGCCTACAAGCAAACGAAGTCATTGTCCGATTATATTGAACGCTATGAAATATATGTTACGTTCAATAATGGAAATGAGGTAGATGGGCGCTTCGGAGACAAAGCCAGTGCAATAGATTTTCTCAGAAGCTACCTCCCGCCCATGAACAAACAGCGTAGGTTTAAACAAACATAA
- a CDS encoding site-specific DNA-methyltransferase, whose product MSLPVHRWFRFSAGFSAQWAEHVIREAHLREKVRLFDPFTGSGTALLAAEYVGTESYGIEAHPFVCRVASAKLSWRMNPDLYLSQVQRLLRLATGIAPQIESYPILIRRCFDDRTLSVLDTLRQAYLHLRDDSPASELLWLTLVTCLRKASFVGTAQWQYILPNKRKRSPLSPLAAFEEAAAMIYEDMQLGASIVGPKPRLFRGDARNCQRIPIESINLIITSPPYPNNYDYADATRLEMSFMGEINGWGDLQGTVRQYLIRSCTQHVPEGSHQLDTVLSDPLLTPIRDEITEVCTHLAEIRNTKGGRKTYHLMIAAYFLDLAKTWHELRRVCVSPSRVCFVIGDSAPYGVYVPVIPWLGALAIAAGFRRYSFDKIRDRNVKWKNRKHRVPLQEGHLWVEG is encoded by the coding sequence ATGTCTCTTCCTGTCCATAGGTGGTTTCGCTTCAGTGCAGGCTTCTCCGCACAATGGGCAGAGCATGTCATCCGCGAAGCACACTTGCGGGAGAAAGTGAGACTCTTCGATCCTTTTACAGGTTCCGGTACAGCGCTATTGGCTGCGGAGTATGTAGGCACCGAGAGTTACGGTATAGAGGCACACCCGTTTGTGTGCCGCGTTGCGTCCGCCAAATTGTCTTGGCGGATGAACCCTGATCTATACTTGTCACAGGTGCAACGGCTCCTTCGTTTGGCTACTGGTATTGCCCCGCAAATAGAGAGTTATCCAATTCTCATCCGTCGATGTTTTGACGATCGGACGCTATCTGTGCTAGATACGCTTCGTCAAGCCTATCTGCACTTGCGCGATGATAGTCCCGCTTCTGAGTTGCTCTGGCTAACACTAGTTACCTGTCTTCGCAAAGCATCTTTCGTTGGTACTGCACAATGGCAATATATCTTGCCCAATAAGCGAAAGCGCTCCCCGCTAAGTCCTTTGGCAGCATTTGAGGAGGCCGCTGCAATGATCTATGAAGATATGCAGCTTGGTGCTTCAATTGTCGGGCCTAAGCCGAGACTCTTTCGTGGTGACGCACGTAACTGCCAACGCATTCCCATTGAATCTATCAATCTTATTATCACTTCTCCGCCATATCCCAATAATTACGATTATGCAGATGCCACACGTTTGGAAATGTCCTTCATGGGAGAGATCAATGGATGGGGTGATCTCCAGGGCACTGTTCGCCAATACTTAATTAGGTCATGTACTCAGCATGTTCCAGAGGGAAGCCATCAATTAGATACAGTTTTGAGTGATCCTCTGCTAACTCCCATTCGCGATGAGATAACTGAGGTCTGCACTCACTTGGCAGAAATTCGAAACACAAAAGGTGGACGTAAGACGTACCATCTAATGATTGCTGCATATTTTCTCGATCTCGCAAAGACCTGGCATGAGCTTCGTCGCGTGTGCGTTTCACCATCGCGAGTTTGCTTCGTGATCGGCGACTCAGCTCCCTATGGAGTGTACGTACCAGTTATCCCATGGCTCGGCGCATTAGCTATAGCTGCAGGATTTCGGAGATATTCATTTGACAAGATCCGTGACCGAAACGTCAAGTGGAAAAACCGCAAACACCGTGTTCCTCTTCAGGAAGGACACCTCTGGGTCGAGGGGTAG
- the pdxT gene encoding pyridoxal 5'-phosphate synthase glutaminase subunit PdxT: MVRAGGSNGGRPTVGVLALQGDFAKHRAALRALGVESREVRTAAELEGLSAIIFPGGESTTMTLLLDAGLREPLREFSRDHPVWGTCAGLIMLAKSSDDPRIRPLGFMDIDVARNGFGRQVHSFEANLRVADEIGDPERPLQGVFIRAPRLRNYGSTVHPLLWLGEEAVCVRQDHFLASSFHPELTDDLRLHRYFLTMSA, from the coding sequence ATGGTAAGAGCGGGCGGCTCGAACGGCGGACGACCGACGGTGGGCGTCTTGGCGCTGCAAGGTGACTTCGCGAAGCATCGGGCGGCGCTACGCGCACTGGGCGTCGAATCGCGGGAAGTGCGCACGGCGGCGGAGCTTGAAGGACTCTCGGCCATCATTTTCCCCGGCGGCGAAAGCACGACGATGACGCTTTTGCTCGACGCGGGATTGCGCGAGCCGCTTCGGGAGTTTAGCCGCGATCATCCGGTGTGGGGGACGTGTGCGGGGCTTATCATGCTGGCGAAAAGTTCGGATGATCCGCGCATCCGGCCGCTGGGTTTCATGGACATTGACGTGGCGCGCAACGGATTCGGACGGCAAGTGCATTCCTTCGAGGCGAATTTGCGGGTGGCGGACGAGATCGGGGATCCCGAGCGACCGCTGCAGGGAGTGTTCATTCGTGCGCCCCGCTTGAGAAATTATGGTTCAACGGTGCATCCGCTGCTATGGCTGGGCGAAGAAGCCGTATGCGTGCGACAGGATCACTTCCTCGCTTCGTCGTTTCATCCCGAGCTGACGGACGATCTGCGGCTGCATCGGTATTTCCTCACGATGAGCGCATGA
- the pdxS gene encoding pyridoxal 5'-phosphate synthase lyase subunit PdxS translates to MTETGTYAAKVGLAEMLKGGVIMDVTDAAQARIAEDAGAVAVMALERVPADIRKEGGVARMSDVKKIREIQETVSIPVMAKCRIGHFVEAQILEALEVDFIDESEVLTPADEHYHIAKHGFKVPFVCGCRDLGEALRRIAEGAAMIRTKGEAGSGNIVEAVRHMRSVTSAIRRVQTMGDEELVGLGKEIGAPYELLVQVREKGKLPVPNFAAGGIATPADAALMMQLGAESVFVGSGIFKSEDPPARARAIVLGTTYYNDPKKLAEVSEGLLGAMPGLDVRTMPQEEMLSVRGW, encoded by the coding sequence ATGACTGAGACCGGAACCTATGCCGCCAAGGTCGGACTGGCGGAGATGCTGAAAGGCGGAGTCATCATGGACGTCACCGACGCGGCTCAGGCGCGCATCGCCGAAGACGCCGGCGCGGTGGCGGTGATGGCGCTCGAGCGAGTGCCCGCCGACATTCGCAAGGAAGGCGGAGTGGCGCGGATGTCGGACGTGAAGAAAATCCGCGAGATCCAGGAAACCGTTTCCATTCCCGTGATGGCGAAATGCCGCATCGGTCACTTCGTGGAAGCGCAGATCCTCGAAGCGCTGGAAGTGGATTTCATTGACGAGAGCGAAGTGTTGACTCCCGCCGACGAGCATTATCATATCGCCAAGCACGGGTTCAAGGTTCCGTTCGTGTGCGGGTGCCGAGACTTGGGCGAGGCGCTCAGACGAATCGCCGAGGGCGCGGCGATGATCCGCACCAAGGGCGAAGCGGGAAGCGGCAACATCGTCGAGGCGGTGCGGCACATGCGATCGGTGACGTCGGCGATTCGCCGCGTGCAGACGATGGGCGATGAGGAGCTGGTGGGTCTCGGCAAGGAGATCGGCGCACCCTACGAGCTGCTGGTGCAGGTTCGCGAAAAAGGCAAGCTGCCGGTTCCGAATTTCGCGGCGGGCGGAATCGCCACACCGGCCGACGCAGCGCTGATGATGCAGCTGGGAGCGGAATCGGTGTTCGTAGGCTCAGGGATTTTCAAGAGCGAAGATCCACCGGCGCGGGCGCGCGCCATCGTGCTGGGAACGACGTACTACAACGATCCGAAGAAGCTGGCCGAGGTTTCGGAAGGACTGCTCGGCGCGATGCCCGGTCTTGACGTTCGCACGATGCCGCAGGAAGAAATGCTGTCCGTTCGCGGATGGTAA
- a CDS encoding VCBS repeat-containing protein — MLLLLFSAGDANAQTFRSSSFALDVAGVSEVAVADLDGDNDMDVAATSRWGTVYWIENRGDSTQTYPCWMAGQAGPRGITAGDFDGDGDADLIIASYEDNRFVLLENTGPSGVNRFVERPLLDNANGAWSADAADIDGDGDLDLAVAEYRGNTVRILCNQGGQFTLLGAAYIREPFGAIFSDFDADGDSDVVCYSNVDSIRWVEQTTDGRWIVHGLGFGAGTVRLVVADLDADGDRDLIGAVFSAGNVQWWERSDSGFIAHTLSGNLSLPRGLGVADFNYDRRLDVIATDQNGHIRWWRNEGNGALIGVELTNGLSLYGLGIADMDADGDADVVVADYAAAELLLYRNLMGIPAILRGTVQAAASGAPLRGVEVIIEELAASAFSDSAGRFRLLTAEGDFTLRTRHVCWNSATLTDVHLARTETTEVAFSLVRGIADFNVTSLNLVVQNRTRTVTGLSVSNPGDGVLEVTAQAQGNYPNDPWLSVEPVEVEIGAGEDFVFDVIIEPDTTDNGLWDYYGRIEFRTNACPDSIVGVAVLATVLDSPEPAHLLPAHNLLHPAYPNPFNSITVIPLELAREAAVAVDLFDVTGRHVRTISQGKLRAGVHHLTLSAEGLASGVYFVRAGVAEERFMQKVLLVR, encoded by the coding sequence ATGCTCCTGCTACTATTTTCGGCGGGTGACGCGAACGCCCAGACGTTCCGCTCATCTTCCTTTGCTCTGGACGTTGCCGGAGTGTCTGAAGTGGCAGTTGCCGATCTGGACGGCGATAATGATATGGACGTTGCGGCCACCAGTCGGTGGGGAACCGTGTATTGGATCGAGAACCGGGGGGACAGCACCCAGACGTATCCATGTTGGATGGCGGGACAAGCCGGGCCGCGCGGAATTACGGCGGGAGACTTCGACGGAGACGGGGACGCGGACCTCATCATCGCATCCTATGAAGACAACCGGTTCGTGCTATTGGAGAATACCGGGCCATCCGGAGTCAACCGGTTCGTGGAGCGGCCGTTGCTGGACAACGCGAACGGCGCGTGGTCGGCGGATGCGGCGGATATTGACGGCGACGGCGATCTCGATTTGGCGGTGGCCGAGTATCGCGGCAATACGGTGCGGATACTTTGCAATCAGGGCGGGCAATTCACTCTCCTGGGGGCTGCCTACATCCGCGAGCCGTTCGGAGCGATCTTCAGCGACTTCGATGCCGACGGAGATAGCGACGTGGTCTGCTACTCGAACGTGGATTCGATTCGCTGGGTCGAGCAGACGACGGACGGCCGCTGGATCGTGCACGGACTCGGATTCGGAGCCGGGACGGTTCGGCTGGTCGTAGCGGACTTGGACGCGGACGGAGACCGTGATTTGATCGGGGCGGTTTTTTCCGCGGGAAACGTCCAATGGTGGGAACGCTCCGATAGCGGATTCATTGCCCATACTCTAAGCGGCAATCTTAGTCTTCCGCGTGGATTGGGAGTAGCCGACTTCAATTATGATCGGCGGCTCGATGTAATCGCCACGGATCAAAACGGACACATTCGGTGGTGGCGAAACGAGGGCAACGGCGCTCTAATCGGTGTGGAGTTGACCAATGGATTGTCGCTCTACGGATTGGGTATTGCCGATATGGACGCGGACGGCGATGCCGACGTGGTGGTGGCCGATTACGCGGCGGCGGAACTGCTATTATATCGGAATCTCATGGGAATACCGGCGATTCTGCGCGGCACGGTTCAAGCGGCGGCTTCGGGCGCGCCGCTGCGGGGAGTCGAGGTCATCATCGAAGAGCTCGCCGCGAGCGCGTTCAGCGATTCGGCCGGACGGTTTCGGCTTCTCACGGCGGAAGGGGACTTCACACTGCGGACGCGCCACGTGTGCTGGAACTCGGCGACGTTGACGGACGTGCATCTGGCACGCACCGAGACGACGGAGGTGGCGTTTTCGCTGGTACGGGGGATTGCCGATTTCAACGTGACCTCTCTCAATCTGGTGGTACAGAACCGAACGCGCACGGTGACGGGTCTTTCGGTGTCCAATCCCGGAGACGGCGTGCTCGAAGTCACGGCTCAGGCACAAGGGAACTACCCGAACGATCCGTGGCTGAGCGTGGAACCGGTCGAGGTCGAGATCGGAGCGGGCGAGGATTTCGTTTTTGACGTAATCATCGAGCCGGACACGACCGACAACGGTTTGTGGGACTACTATGGACGAATCGAGTTCCGCACCAACGCTTGTCCGGATAGTATTGTGGGCGTAGCGGTGTTGGCGACGGTGCTCGATAGTCCTGAGCCCGCGCATCTACTTCCTGCGCACAATCTCCTTCATCCGGCCTATCCCAATCCATTCAATTCGATTACGGTCATTCCTTTGGAGCTGGCTCGCGAGGCGGCAGTGGCCGTGGATCTGTTTGACGTTACCGGACGCCATGTTCGCACTATTTCGCAGGGGAAGCTTCGGGCGGGCGTCCACCACTTGACGCTCTCCGCCGAGGGTCTGGCGAGCGGCGTTTATTTCGTTCGTGCAGGAGTCGCGGAAGAGCGGTTTATGCAAAAGGTACTGTTGGTTCGATGA
- a CDS encoding T9SS type A sorting domain-containing protein, with amino-acid sequence MIGWCCWAGIACAIAPEVHRTAIYPETGTLNAVLIADTIQTPRWAYLGGTAVIGSYRFHAMKVDSTGSANWSRTYGSTLHFSAMTTLADSSLAMIGYTTENATWDYKLMRLSPSGTLRGSYTFGGNTSDDVGRALMQRPDGWLYVAGSTEPDAVSARAMSLLKVSSSGQIDWARIYPQGSVAEVVMLVNDTTVHLYGTRDSDSVGTSSDMVMIRTDTLGLDPVVRRFRGPQWEVCTDAVRISAELTLLIGNTRPVSGGAWDILVMAINDAGDSLWSRTYGTAAPDYANSAAATTDRDSGFVIAGWSDGAPQAERRGFLMKISRASDSLWTLYTPQDAESELTDVVQDSAWRYHAAGSIANGQSHGYYLITEPDPHSPGPHRPFHFSLLTPRDAAIVDSAAVVFEWEAAEDPDEGDTVAYTLELSFDTTFGFTRPFGPIDTTRFIWPVDTDDVRFYWRVTAVDLLGNTRLCRERRWSFRCAIPDSMAEFSLISPDSGTALTRPVGEFRWQRARDPDANDSVVYALHFVVGDTGLTFPSLRDTFINVSFVGNPLIGEADTVLWYVTARSFYPPMERESRERWMFVSWSAGVEDEYAAIPVEFALAPPAPNPFNSVTRLRYGVDRLENVRLDVFDVQGRLVTTLASGMHTPGWYEREWDAAGIASGSYFIRLAGADRVRTVKVILLK; translated from the coding sequence GTGATCGGATGGTGCTGTTGGGCGGGCATAGCTTGCGCTATAGCACCGGAAGTCCACCGTACGGCGATCTATCCCGAGACGGGAACGCTGAATGCGGTTCTTATCGCGGACACCATCCAGACTCCACGGTGGGCATATCTCGGGGGGACGGCGGTGATCGGGTCATACCGGTTCCACGCGATGAAAGTGGATTCGACCGGGTCCGCCAATTGGTCGCGCACCTACGGCAGCACGCTCCATTTTTCGGCGATGACGACTCTGGCCGATAGCTCGCTGGCCATGATCGGCTACACGACCGAGAACGCCACTTGGGACTACAAGCTGATGCGACTTTCGCCGAGCGGCACGCTCCGAGGAAGCTACACGTTCGGCGGGAACACGTCGGATGACGTGGGTCGTGCGCTGATGCAGCGACCGGATGGCTGGCTCTATGTCGCGGGTTCAACCGAACCGGATGCGGTTTCGGCGCGGGCGATGTCGCTGCTGAAGGTTTCATCGAGCGGCCAGATAGATTGGGCACGAATCTATCCACAAGGTTCGGTGGCCGAGGTCGTAATGCTGGTGAACGACACGACGGTTCACCTCTATGGAACACGCGATTCCGATTCGGTCGGAACCAGCAGCGACATGGTGATGATTCGCACCGATACATTGGGTTTGGATCCGGTCGTTCGTCGCTTTCGCGGCCCGCAGTGGGAGGTGTGTACCGACGCGGTGCGCATTTCGGCGGAGCTCACGTTGTTGATCGGGAATACGCGACCGGTCAGTGGCGGTGCGTGGGACATCTTGGTGATGGCGATCAACGACGCGGGGGACAGTCTGTGGTCGCGGACGTACGGTACGGCGGCTCCCGACTATGCCAATTCGGCGGCGGCGACGACGGACCGGGACAGCGGATTCGTGATTGCGGGATGGAGCGACGGCGCTCCACAAGCGGAGCGGCGCGGATTTTTGATGAAGATTTCGCGCGCCAGCGACAGCCTGTGGACGCTGTATACACCGCAGGATGCGGAGAGCGAGCTGACCGACGTGGTGCAGGATTCAGCGTGGCGCTATCACGCGGCGGGTTCGATTGCCAACGGCCAGAGCCACGGCTACTATCTGATCACCGAACCCGATCCCCATTCGCCGGGCCCGCATCGTCCGTTTCATTTTTCGCTGTTAACTCCCCGGGATGCGGCAATCGTTGACAGCGCGGCGGTTGTCTTCGAATGGGAGGCGGCGGAGGACCCCGACGAGGGAGACACGGTCGCGTATACGTTGGAACTGTCGTTCGATACGACGTTTGGTTTTACGCGGCCGTTCGGGCCGATAGACACGACTCGCTTCATCTGGCCCGTGGACACGGACGACGTCCGGTTTTATTGGCGCGTCACGGCAGTGGATCTACTGGGCAATACGCGTTTGTGCCGGGAGAGGCGTTGGAGTTTTCGGTGTGCGATTCCCGATTCCATGGCGGAGTTCAGCCTGATTTCGCCGGACAGCGGCACGGCGCTGACGCGGCCGGTGGGGGAATTCCGCTGGCAGCGCGCCCGCGATCCCGACGCGAACGACTCGGTGGTGTACGCGCTTCACTTCGTGGTGGGGGACACTGGACTGACGTTTCCGAGTCTCCGCGACACGTTCATCAACGTGAGCTTCGTGGGCAATCCGCTGATCGGCGAGGCGGACACCGTGTTGTGGTACGTAACGGCGCGGAGTTTCTACCCGCCGATGGAGCGGGAATCGCGCGAGCGCTGGATGTTTGTTTCGTGGTCGGCGGGCGTGGAGGACGAGTACGCGGCGATTCCGGTGGAATTCGCCTTGGCTCCGCCGGCTCCCAATCCGTTCAACAGCGTGACGAGACTGCGCTACGGAGTGGATCGTTTGGAGAACGTGAGATTGGACGTGTTCGACGTGCAGGGAAGATTGGTGACGACTCTGGCGTCGGGCATGCACACTCCCGGCTGGTACGAGCGGGAATGGGATGCGGCGGGGATTGCTTCGGGTTCCTATTTTATCCGGCTGGCGGGCGCGGACCGCGTGCGTACGGTCAAGGTGATTTTGCTCAAGTAG